Proteins from a genomic interval of Leifsonia shinshuensis:
- a CDS encoding CTP synthase, translating into MDYSDAAQTNSKNGTTKHIFVTGGVVSSLGKGLTAASLGNLLTARGLRVVMQKLDPYLNVDPGTMNPFQHGEVFVTDDGAETDLDIGHYERFLDINLSQSANVTTGQIYSNVIAKERRGEYLGDTVQVIPHITDEIKRRMRLQAQPGPDGEPAPDVIITEIGGTVGDIESQPFIESARQVRHELGRKNCFFVHVSLVPFMNASGEQKTKPTQHSVAALRSIGIQPDALVLRSDRPVSESNKRKIALMCDVDEQAVVNAVDVPSIYDIPTMLHEQGLDAYIIDQLGLDKATDVDWNGWARLLEAVHDPKHEVTIGLVGKYIDLPDAYLSVTEALRAGGFAHRTKVKLKWIPSDECQTPEGAAAQLGDVDAICVPGGFGVRGIEGKVGALRFARENGIPALGLCLGLQCMVIEYARHEAGLAGASSSEFDPETEFPVIATMAEQVEIIAGGDLGGTMRLGLYPAVLAEGSLAADLYGAPEASERHRHRYEVNNNYREQIADAGLWFSGTSPDGHLVEYVELPRDVHPFYIGTQAHPELRSRPNHAHPLFAGLVGAALDRQKASLLFEVAADDEVGAAAAADSLEVGADA; encoded by the coding sequence GTGGATTATTCAGACGCGGCGCAGACCAACAGCAAAAACGGCACTACCAAGCACATCTTCGTGACAGGTGGTGTCGTTTCTTCGTTGGGGAAGGGCCTCACAGCGGCCTCCCTCGGCAACCTCCTGACGGCCCGCGGTCTCCGCGTCGTCATGCAGAAGCTCGACCCCTATCTCAACGTGGACCCGGGCACGATGAACCCGTTCCAGCACGGCGAGGTCTTCGTCACCGACGACGGCGCGGAGACCGACCTCGACATCGGCCACTACGAGCGCTTCCTCGACATCAACCTCTCCCAGTCGGCGAACGTCACCACCGGCCAGATCTACTCGAACGTGATCGCCAAGGAGCGCCGCGGCGAGTACCTGGGCGACACCGTCCAGGTCATCCCGCACATCACCGATGAGATCAAGCGCCGTATGCGCCTCCAGGCCCAGCCCGGCCCGGATGGCGAGCCCGCGCCCGACGTCATCATCACCGAGATCGGCGGCACGGTCGGCGACATCGAGTCGCAGCCGTTCATCGAGTCCGCCCGCCAGGTGCGCCACGAGCTCGGCCGCAAGAACTGCTTCTTCGTGCACGTCTCGCTCGTGCCGTTCATGAACGCGTCCGGCGAGCAGAAGACCAAGCCGACGCAGCACTCGGTCGCGGCGCTGCGCTCCATCGGAATCCAGCCGGACGCGCTCGTCCTGCGCAGCGACCGGCCGGTGTCCGAGTCGAACAAGCGCAAGATCGCGCTGATGTGCGACGTGGACGAGCAGGCCGTGGTGAACGCGGTGGACGTCCCGAGCATCTACGACATCCCGACCATGCTGCACGAGCAGGGCCTGGACGCCTACATCATCGACCAGCTCGGCCTCGACAAGGCGACCGACGTCGACTGGAACGGCTGGGCGCGCCTCCTGGAGGCCGTGCACGACCCCAAGCACGAGGTCACCATCGGCCTGGTCGGCAAGTACATCGACCTGCCGGACGCCTACCTGTCGGTCACCGAGGCGCTGCGCGCGGGCGGCTTCGCCCACCGCACCAAGGTGAAGCTCAAGTGGATCCCGTCCGACGAGTGCCAGACGCCGGAGGGCGCCGCCGCCCAGCTCGGCGACGTCGACGCGATCTGCGTGCCGGGCGGCTTCGGCGTGCGCGGCATCGAGGGCAAGGTCGGCGCGCTGCGCTTCGCCCGCGAGAACGGCATCCCGGCCCTCGGCCTGTGCCTCGGCCTGCAGTGCATGGTCATCGAGTACGCGCGGCACGAGGCCGGCCTGGCCGGCGCCTCCTCGTCCGAGTTCGACCCGGAGACCGAGTTCCCGGTGATCGCGACGATGGCGGAGCAGGTGGAGATCATCGCCGGCGGCGACCTGGGCGGCACCATGCGCCTGGGCCTCTACCCGGCCGTCCTCGCCGAGGGCTCCCTCGCCGCCGACCTGTACGGCGCACCGGAGGCCAGCGAGCGCCACCGGCACCGCTACGAGGTCAACAACAACTACCGCGAGCAGATCGCCGACGCCGGTCTCTGGTTCTCCGGCACCTCGCCGGACGGGCACCTGGTCGAGTACGTGGAGCTGCCGCGCGACGTGCACCCGTTCTACATCGGCACCCAGGCCCACCCGGAGCTGCGGTCGCGCCCGAACCACGCGCACCCGCTCTTCGCCGGGCTGGTCGGCGCCGCGCTCGACCGCCAGAAGGCCAGCCTCCTGTTCGAGGTCGCGGCGGACGACGAGGTCGGCGCGGCGGCCGCGGCCGACAGCCTCGAAGTCGGCGCGGACGCCTGA
- a CDS encoding segregation/condensation protein A: MAPSPEPPLDQDTADDGGFRVAVGSFEGPFDLLLSLISKHELDITEISLSRVTDEFIAYLRRLDADESLDEASEFLLVAATLLDLKIAGLLPQGELVDAEDVALLEARDLLFARLLQYRAFQEASTWFAAHLDAESARHARSVRLEDKYRQRTPELVWTLTAEDFAALATLAMTPREIPVVGLDHLHAPLVSIREQAAVVVGMLRAGEPLSFRQLVAGAEQKGVVIARFLAVLELYRHAAIAFEQLEPLGELTLRWTAEHWSEENLSNLGADYDG; encoded by the coding sequence GTGGCGCCGTCGCCTGAGCCGCCGCTGGATCAGGACACCGCGGACGACGGCGGCTTCCGCGTCGCCGTCGGCTCGTTCGAGGGCCCGTTCGACCTGCTGCTCTCACTGATCTCCAAGCACGAGCTGGACATCACCGAGATCTCGCTGAGCCGCGTCACCGACGAGTTCATCGCCTACCTGCGCCGGCTGGACGCGGACGAGAGCCTGGACGAGGCGAGCGAGTTCCTGCTCGTCGCGGCGACGCTCCTCGACCTCAAGATCGCCGGACTGCTGCCGCAGGGCGAGCTGGTCGACGCCGAGGATGTGGCGCTGCTGGAGGCCCGCGACCTGTTGTTCGCGCGGCTGCTGCAGTACCGCGCGTTCCAGGAGGCGTCGACGTGGTTCGCTGCGCATCTCGACGCGGAGAGTGCGCGGCATGCGCGGTCGGTGCGGCTGGAGGACAAGTACCGCCAGCGCACGCCCGAGCTGGTCTGGACGCTGACCGCCGAGGATTTCGCGGCGCTCGCGACGCTGGCGATGACGCCGCGGGAGATCCCCGTCGTGGGACTCGACCATCTGCACGCGCCGCTGGTGAGCATCCGCGAGCAGGCCGCCGTCGTGGTCGGCATGCTGCGCGCGGGCGAGCCGCTGTCGTTCCGGCAGCTGGTGGCCGGGGCGGAGCAGAAGGGCGTCGTGATCGCGCGCTTCCTCGCCGTCCTGGAGCTGTACCGGCACGCGGCGATCGCGTTCGAGCAGCTGGAGCCGCTCGGCGAGCTGACGCTGCGCTGGACGGCCGAGCACTGGTCGGAGGAGAACCTGTCGAACCTGGGAGCGGATTATGACGGTTGA
- the xerD gene encoding site-specific tyrosine recombinase XerD — MTVAADADAFLRHVAIERGLSANTVAAYRRDLAVYAAWLDGEGVLDVRQVAPATVSRYLAHLGSREESPLTATSLARMLSTVRGFHRFLLEEGRVEVDAARDVRPPKLPSTLPKAISVDQVAALLAATDGDELDHLRDKALLELMYATGARVSEAVGLNVDDVIDTDVVRLTGKGAKQRIVPLGSYAQTAVAAYLVRARPVLSARGRATPALFLGMRGARLSRQNVWLIIRAAAERAQLGVEISPHTLRHSFATHLLAGGADVRVVQELLGHSSVATTQIYTLVTADALRDVYVTAHPRAR, encoded by the coding sequence ATGACCGTCGCGGCCGACGCGGACGCCTTCCTCAGGCACGTCGCCATCGAGCGCGGCCTCTCGGCGAACACGGTCGCCGCCTACCGCCGTGACCTCGCCGTCTACGCTGCCTGGCTGGACGGCGAGGGCGTGCTCGACGTCCGTCAGGTCGCCCCGGCGACCGTCTCGCGCTACCTCGCGCACCTCGGCTCCCGCGAGGAGTCGCCGCTGACCGCGACCTCCCTGGCCCGGATGCTCTCGACCGTCCGCGGCTTCCACCGCTTCCTCCTGGAGGAGGGACGCGTGGAGGTCGACGCCGCCCGCGACGTCCGTCCGCCGAAGCTGCCGAGCACGCTGCCGAAGGCGATCAGCGTCGACCAGGTCGCCGCGCTGCTGGCGGCGACCGACGGCGACGAGCTGGACCACCTCCGCGACAAGGCGCTGCTGGAGCTGATGTACGCGACCGGCGCCCGGGTCAGTGAGGCGGTCGGCCTGAACGTGGACGACGTGATCGACACCGACGTCGTGCGCCTGACCGGCAAGGGCGCCAAGCAGCGGATCGTCCCGCTCGGCAGCTACGCGCAGACCGCCGTCGCCGCCTACCTGGTCCGGGCGCGCCCCGTGCTGTCGGCGCGGGGGAGGGCGACGCCCGCCCTGTTCCTCGGGATGCGCGGCGCCCGCCTGTCCCGGCAGAACGTCTGGCTGATCATCCGCGCGGCCGCCGAGCGCGCGCAGCTCGGGGTGGAGATCTCGCCGCACACGCTGCGCCACTCGTTCGCGACGCACCTCCTCGCCGGCGGCGCCGACGTGCGCGTGGTGCAGGAGCTGCTCGGCCACTCCTCGGTGGCGACGACGCAGATCTACACGCTGGTCACGGCCGACGCGCTGCGCGACGTCTACGTGACGGCGCACCCGCGGGCGCGGTAG
- a CDS encoding AAA family ATPase: MTRNDEVRTELPGMDTASLAAPLGPTGRPLRAFPVPAALKQHGPAKIVALCNQKGGVGKTTTSINLGAALAEYGRRVLAIDFDPQGALSAGLGAQTHDVTTIYDLLLNRHADVQEAIQTTGVPGLDIIPANIDLSAAEVHLVNEVAREQILAGVLRKVSADYDVILIDCQPSLGILTVNALTASHGVLIPLECEYFALRGVALLIETIDKVRERLNPAIELDGILATMYDSRTLHSREVLERVVDAFGDRVLETVISRTVKFPDASVAATPITQFAPEHQAAEAYRQLARELIFRGAVA; encoded by the coding sequence GTGACGCGCAACGACGAGGTCAGGACGGAGCTTCCCGGCATGGACACCGCATCCCTCGCCGCGCCGCTCGGACCCACCGGGCGCCCGCTGCGCGCGTTCCCCGTCCCCGCCGCGCTGAAGCAGCACGGGCCCGCCAAGATCGTGGCGCTGTGCAACCAGAAGGGCGGCGTGGGCAAGACCACGACGTCCATCAACCTGGGCGCCGCCCTGGCCGAGTACGGCCGCCGGGTGCTCGCGATCGACTTCGACCCGCAGGGCGCCCTCTCGGCCGGCCTCGGCGCGCAGACCCACGACGTCACGACGATCTACGACCTGCTGCTGAACCGCCACGCGGACGTGCAGGAGGCCATCCAGACCACCGGCGTCCCCGGGCTCGACATCATCCCGGCGAACATCGACCTCTCCGCCGCCGAGGTGCACCTGGTCAACGAGGTGGCGCGCGAGCAGATCCTCGCCGGCGTGCTGCGCAAGGTGTCGGCCGACTACGACGTCATCCTCATCGACTGCCAGCCGTCGCTCGGCATCCTCACCGTCAATGCGCTCACCGCCAGCCACGGGGTGCTCATCCCGCTCGAGTGCGAGTACTTCGCGCTCCGCGGCGTCGCCCTGCTGATCGAGACCATCGACAAGGTCCGCGAGCGGCTGAACCCGGCCATCGAGCTCGACGGCATCCTCGCCACGATGTACGACTCCCGCACGCTGCACTCGCGCGAGGTGCTGGAGCGCGTCGTCGACGCGTTCGGCGACCGCGTGCTGGAGACGGTGATCTCGCGCACGGTGAAGTTCCCTGACGCCTCCGTCGCGGCGACGCCGATCACGCAGTTCGCGCCGGAGCACCAGGCGGCGGAGGCCTACCGCCAGCTGGCGAGGGAACTGATCTTCCGTGGCGCCGTCGCCTGA
- a CDS encoding NUDIX domain-containing protein yields MAAEGAAAKGAPAEGAVLRDEPFRPEIVSSEVAFDGRIWDVRRDTFRYNGEEITREYVDHTGAVAVLALDDQDRVLLIKQYRHPVRHRDWEIPAGLLDIRGEDPLTAAQRELAEEADVEAGSWNVLTDIFTSPGGNDEAIRIYLARDVRPTGSAFEREAEEADIQVAWVPLEEAVDAVLERRVHNAPLSVAVLAAHVARERGWTSLGAADAPWPSHPKLADAEGAAELSEQSAAG; encoded by the coding sequence ATGGCGGCGGAGGGCGCCGCGGCGAAGGGTGCGCCGGCGGAAGGTGCCGTGCTTCGCGACGAGCCGTTCCGTCCCGAGATCGTCTCGTCCGAGGTCGCCTTCGACGGCCGGATCTGGGATGTGCGGCGTGACACCTTCCGCTACAACGGCGAGGAGATCACCCGCGAGTACGTGGACCACACCGGCGCCGTCGCGGTGCTCGCGCTGGACGACCAGGACCGCGTGCTGCTGATCAAGCAGTACCGGCATCCCGTGCGGCACCGCGACTGGGAGATCCCGGCCGGCCTGCTCGACATCCGCGGAGAGGACCCGCTGACCGCGGCGCAGCGCGAGCTGGCCGAGGAGGCCGACGTCGAGGCCGGCAGCTGGAACGTGCTGACCGACATCTTCACCAGCCCCGGCGGCAATGACGAGGCGATCCGGATCTACCTGGCGCGCGACGTCCGCCCGACGGGTTCGGCGTTCGAGCGCGAGGCCGAGGAGGCCGACATCCAGGTCGCCTGGGTGCCGCTGGAGGAGGCCGTCGACGCGGTGCTGGAGCGACGCGTGCACAACGCCCCGCTGAGCGTCGCGGTGCTCGCCGCGCACGTCGCCAGGGAGAGGGGCTGGACGAGCCTGGGCGCGGCCGACGCGCCGTGGCCGAGCCACCCGAAGCTGGCCGATGCGGAGGGCGCCGCCGAGCTGAGCGAGCAGAGCGCCGCGGGATGA
- the scpB gene encoding SMC-Scp complex subunit ScpB, whose amino-acid sequence MTVDGTELETEPAGVEDAQIERALEAILMVADEPMSLVTLATAVGAPVKRVRAAVDALVADFDGEAGPDGTPGVRRGFELREVGGGWRVYVRPEFDAVVSGYVLQQNPTRLSQAALETLAVIAYKQPISRGAIASIRAVNVDSVVRTLLGRGLITELFTDSETGAINYGTTDLLLTQLGINSIEELPKISPLLADGADGFDDVR is encoded by the coding sequence ATGACGGTTGACGGAACCGAGCTGGAGACCGAGCCGGCCGGCGTCGAGGACGCGCAGATCGAGCGCGCGCTGGAGGCCATCCTCATGGTCGCCGACGAGCCGATGAGCCTGGTGACGCTCGCCACCGCGGTGGGGGCGCCGGTGAAGCGCGTCCGCGCGGCGGTCGACGCGCTGGTGGCGGACTTCGACGGCGAGGCCGGACCGGACGGCACGCCCGGTGTGCGCCGCGGCTTCGAGCTGCGGGAGGTCGGCGGCGGCTGGCGCGTGTACGTGCGGCCGGAGTTCGACGCGGTCGTGTCGGGCTACGTCCTCCAGCAGAACCCGACCCGGCTGTCGCAGGCGGCGCTGGAGACGCTGGCGGTGATCGCGTACAAGCAGCCGATCAGCCGCGGGGCGATCGCGTCCATCCGGGCCGTGAACGTGGACTCGGTGGTCCGCACCCTGCTCGGCCGCGGGCTCATCACAGAGCTGTTCACCGACAGCGAGACCGGCGCCATCAACTACGGCACCACCGACCTGCTGCTCACCCAGCTCGGCATCAACTCCATCGAGGAGCTGCCGAAGATCTCCCCGCTGCTGGCGGACGGCGCGGACGGGTTCGACGATGTCCGGTGA